One window of the Manihot esculenta cultivar AM560-2 chromosome 14, M.esculenta_v8, whole genome shotgun sequence genome contains the following:
- the LOC110599989 gene encoding ADP-ribosylation factor 1 isoform X1, protein MGILFTKMFSSLFGDKEARILVLGLDNAGKTTILYRLQMGEVVSTIPTIGFNVETVQYNNIKFQVWDLGGQTSIRPYWRCYFPNTQAIIYVIDSSDTDRLVIAKDEFHAILEEEELRGAVVLIFANKQDLPGALDDAAVTEALELHKIKNRQWAIFKASAIKGEGLFEGLDWLSNTLKA, encoded by the exons ATGGGCATATTGTTTACTAAAATGTTCTCTTCACTATTTGGCGACAAAGAGGCCCGGATCCTTGTTCTCGGACTTGATAATGCTGGCAAAACTACGATTCTCT ATCGGCTACAGATGGGTGAAGTTGTGTCCACGATTCCAA CAATTGGATTTAATGTCGAAACGGTGCAGTACAACAATATCAAATTTCAAGTATGGGATCTTG GTGGACAAACAAGTATTAG ACCATATTGGCGATGCTATTTCCCGAACACTCAAGCCATAATTTATGTCATTGATTCAAGTGACACTGATAGGCTGGTGATTGCTAAGGACGAGTTCCATGCAATTCTCGAG GAGGAAGAGTTAAGAGGTGCTGTTGTTCTCATCTTTGCAAACAAGCAG GATCTTCCTGGTGCACTTGATGATGCTGCAGTTACTGAGGCTTTAGAGCTGCACAAGATTAAGAATCGTCAATGGGCAATTTTTAAAGCTTCTGCCATTAAAGGTGAAGGTCTCTTCGAGGGCTTGGACTG GTTGAGTAACACGCTCAAAGCTTGA
- the LOC110599989 gene encoding ADP-ribosylation factor 1 isoform X2: MGILFTKMFSSLFGDKEARILVLGLDNAGKTTILYRLQMGEVVSTIPTIGFNVETVQYNNIKFQVWDLGGQTSIRPYWRCYFPNTQAIIYVIDSSDTDRLVIAKDEFHAILEEEELRGAVVLIFANKQDLPGALDDAAVTEALELHKIKNRQWAIFKASAIKGEGLFEGLD; this comes from the exons ATGGGCATATTGTTTACTAAAATGTTCTCTTCACTATTTGGCGACAAAGAGGCCCGGATCCTTGTTCTCGGACTTGATAATGCTGGCAAAACTACGATTCTCT ATCGGCTACAGATGGGTGAAGTTGTGTCCACGATTCCAA CAATTGGATTTAATGTCGAAACGGTGCAGTACAACAATATCAAATTTCAAGTATGGGATCTTG GTGGACAAACAAGTATTAG ACCATATTGGCGATGCTATTTCCCGAACACTCAAGCCATAATTTATGTCATTGATTCAAGTGACACTGATAGGCTGGTGATTGCTAAGGACGAGTTCCATGCAATTCTCGAG GAGGAAGAGTTAAGAGGTGCTGTTGTTCTCATCTTTGCAAACAAGCAG GATCTTCCTGGTGCACTTGATGATGCTGCAGTTACTGAGGCTTTAGAGCTGCACAAGATTAAGAATCGTCAATGGGCAATTTTTAAAGCTTCTGCCATTAAAGGTGAAGGTCTCTTCGAGGGCTTGGACTG A